CCAGAAAAACTCTCTTTCTCTTGAAACACATCCTCTTGTGTAGAGCCATAACCCACTAGGATTTCTCTTAAATTTAAAGCTGTGGATGAAAATTGGTCGATTTCCATGTTAACGTAATTAATCAAGAAATTGTGTTTATCTAGATAAACATAGGAGAGAGGGTATCCATTACCACGATTCAAGGTGGAAAAGGAATATTTGAACGTATAAATGATCGAAGAACCATATGATCACGAAATTCATGAAAGTGATAGGAACATGTAACTCCGACTATGATGTCCTCGATGTTCTCATTGCAGTCGTCAGCCAGCTATTAAAAAAAACGAGACATTTTTACCAAACCAAAACTTTGGCATATaacaatgaaaatttgtatttaattatgaGGAGTTTTGTTTGTAGAAGCAACGGTGTGGGTCCGAATAAGCACGAAGTAATATTATATCTGAAAGTTTTCATAAGAAGTTCAGCCAGATTGATTTGACGGTccaagaaaatgaagaagggatttaaataaaaatgagggATATAGGCTTTTTCCAAGACAACAAGGGAATCCAACAAGAGTGTAACTCCAAACTGACTTTATCTCCACTTTTATTAGTTTATCTACACATAACTATCATGAATAATATGtcattaaaagtaataattgattttgttttggtgAAATGAAATATACACCCTTGAGTTTTTATAAATGtgactatttttaatttaatttgtatttatttaaacactcagttattaaatttttgttcttagatgatatgattgatttttttttttttataaatttgagtatttttaatttaatttatatttgcttAAATATTCagtctatatatttttttttatcaaaggaATAACACGTtaatatcttcttctttttaccTTCAACTTCCTAATCAACTTGTAGTTAACTTATTTTCCAATACctaaatttctaaaacaattaacattttGTTAAGTCtgattatttatataaagaatCATATTAGGCATATTTATACATTtagtaaaaaagttaattttcttgaaattttaaGCTTTAATTTTGAATAGAGATGATAAATTTGAATACCTATAGACCTATTAAACGAGAGtcttgttaatattttatataaattagacACATATTTCATGTGGTGATATCTCTTCACATAAATATCCTTAcataaatattctttaaataCATATTAGTAATATCAAAGTTGATAATACATCttaaaaataaactcaaataagtataatataattctctattaaaagtcttttttatggttattcaaaagtaaaagcgaaaatgttaaacaacataaaaataaatatctataaacTCATTATCTAAGTTAGTTTGAAAATGACCcatcaaatttcatttaattaggCTGGTATTCACTGAGAATCATACTTCTTTGTCATGTAAAAGTGGTAACATAAATGGTTAATTGAACGTTCTCTAATCTAATCAATAAATATTCAATACATgtccaaaattttttattacttaactttgctaaaattaataaatttatgagtAAGGTTGTTAATAAGGAGTGTCATTCACATAAAATTTCAATActgttgaataaattttaattaataatattggaAGGAACTTTACAatcatatttcaaatatttttaaggatTGAAATATGTTCTTATGAATCTTATTCAGTTCAAatgctatttttttaaaaaaatttaattataaatatagtaaaaaaagaTGAATACATTTAGCATATTAAAATATGGAATAtggtttgtattttattattaaatatttaattctaaaaagattttctaaaatttaaatgaatattaaaagaaGTGAGGTATAATTAAGTGatactattattttcataaattaaaatatacatattttaccacctgtaaatattaattaaggttaatcATGCAGATATTTCAAACCATCCAATAATTTCTTTCAGAGTAGATCATAGGATATAGAGAAAAGACTCAAATAAGTCAATCATGATGACTAAGGTTTTAAAAGGTCACTCCCGTAAATTTCCGCCAACACAACCAAAATCTGATGGCTAATCTTTGGGCCTTTGTTATCGTTTCGAATATAAACGTTGGGCCCATCAGCAGTGGACCAATTCTCCTTATAGGAAGCTTCTTCATACACCTCCATCTATTTCTATTTCTCCTTGTATttccaaattttcaaaaaatccCAAAACTATCCTctatacaaaaaattaatttaaaagaaaattttctatcTCTTCCTCCTTATTTCgcataatcaaaatttattaaagaatttaaaatattattagttgacttcagaaaattttaaaatccattaaATCTTCAAtcgattttaaaatttgttaaaatttttgagttttattatgtattttagcGTATATTTTCCACGTGAAGAAGATGAACAAGATGAACAAGATAGACAGATGCAAGACCACTTCACCAAGACGGAAGACGGAAGAAGCACACTTCCAAGCCAAAACAAGTATCACAACATCCCATCACACAAAATGGAAGAGACCGCAAAAAACACCACAAAAAACATCACACAAAAACCACGAAGAACACACACTTGACAAATGAAAGAGTAATCAACGAaaggataatttatttattttaccagcgtatttatttatttatttttttaaattaagaagaaTAATTAAGGAAATTGGAGGTGCAATAAGAATTCATTGGAGTGGTGGGAGAAACGCCCCTCCTTCTATCTACATGAACAGAGTTAGTTTTTGATAaagcattttttattataaatatttttttccaaaaaaaaataggaaaatgatattttaacaccaatttttgataccattttgatattgcacacgtatcaaaatgtggttggatgatttcaaattaaaaaaatctaagataaggacatatttggaagagaaaaaccaaagttttttttttttaatttgaaatcgttcaaccacattttaacacgtgtgtagtgtcaaaataatatcaaaaaattggtgttaaaatatatatgtccaaaagaatatatatatatatatatataactctaaATCACCTTTTCAAGGAAACAGCTATTGGGCGAAATCACTCGAGAGtcatattaagataaaataatggCTTATTGTAGAAAGGATATTCATTAGAAATTGCGTAGCAGATCAAGTGCTGACTTTAAGTCCCTTATGTCGggaattctttaaaaaaaaaactcatccataaaaatatttttttaatatatacctCATTTATTAAAATGGGAAAAATTACTTAGAAAAGAGTATCTCTAATTTGTTAGTTTTCCCTAATTTTGATCTTCacttatttgttaattttaatcaattaaccATAAATATTAGAACTTTTAGTATTAAATTATAAGAAGTGTACTGTGAATAGAAAAACTGAATCCAagtttattataattacaaGGTATAACAATATTGCAATGTCTATCAACATATATCAGACTTACAAGTTGCAGCATTAATAATTGGCTAACTTTACCCTTTTCCAAATCATGGTACAAGACATGAGAACCTTgttgtaatttataaataaataaatcctcAGACAGCTTTAAAATCCAATCTCACAATGTTTTTGACAAAGAAAACTATACCTTATGATCAATCTCACAATGTTCCACCTGGAAAAATGTTGCACTTGTTCTAAACAAAAAAATGGTGGCCATCCCTATAAGAAGCCTTACTATCTTTACAATCCCAATAGTGAGAGTGAGATAGTAGAGCCACCACCCAACAAAGTCACTAACTCTCACATCCATCAACTGCTCTTTCTTCGCCTCCACCATTACCACCAAACTCTCCACATCATCCCTCAacctccaccaccacaaccCACCCAAGctcgccgccaccaccaccctCTCCACCAATCTAACTTCTCTCTCAACACCAAACACCGTGTCATCCACCACAGGCCTCACCACCATCCTCGCCCAAACCTGCGTCGTCTGGTGCAACCCCACCAGGAAAATCACTCTCATCAACAAGCTTCTCTCCACGCCAAAACTCGACTCACCGGAGTCATATAACCCCACCTCAATACTCCCTTCAATGCCCAAACCAACGCAAACCTGGAACGTGCAAAGGAGAATCCATGCAGTGTAGAGACGAGGTTGAACAACAGTACTGGAGGGTGATGAAGGGTCAGTGAGAGTGATGGTTTTTCCCGTGAAAACGTGCATGAACGAAGCCACGCTAATTATGGACACAAGAACGTAGAGAATGAGAGGGTTGATGTGAAGGGCGAGGGTTAAAACATAGGGAAAGTGGCGCGGTGAATGGTACCAGGTGAGGGTTTGGAGATAGTATTGTGCATCGGAGAATTTGGCCAGTAGCAGAAACGAGAGAGGTAAGAGAAGGGTGAGGATGGTGAAGGTAAAGATGTAGAAGATCTCTTTAGGGGTTATTCCCTTCAAGAGATCTTTGGTTTTTTGCTGCAAACCACTCATACAAACCATGACGAGTGTTTGAATTGCAACAAATTAAACACCAACCAGGGAATCAGTTCAATATTGAGGTTCTGTCTCTAATCTCTATATACGTGACTTAGCAACTATAGATGCCGGAAAAGGAATTAAAAGGTGGTTGCCACGTCTGTTGTTCGTTCGGTTGACATTTTATACGACACTGTCTTAGAATCTTGTTG
The sequence above is drawn from the Vigna radiata var. radiata cultivar VC1973A chromosome 3, Vradiata_ver6, whole genome shotgun sequence genome and encodes:
- the LOC106757461 gene encoding uncharacterized protein LOC106757461 — its product is MVCMSGLQQKTKDLLKGITPKEIFYIFTFTILTLLLPLSFLLLAKFSDAQYYLQTLTWYHSPRHFPYVLTLALHINPLILYVLVSIISVASFMHVFTGKTITLTDPSSPSSTVVQPRLYTAWILLCTFQVCVGLGIEGSIEVGLYDSGESSFGVERSLLMRVIFLVGLHQTTQVWARMVVRPVVDDTVFGVEREVRLVERVVVAASLGGLWWWRLRDDVESLVVMVEAKKEQLMDVRVSDFVGWWLYYLTLTIGIVKIVRLLIGMATIFLFRTSATFFQVEHCEIDHKV